A stretch of DNA from Synergistaceae bacterium DZ-S4:
GCAAGGGCTATGGCGCAACTGCGGTCGTCAATGACGACGGCAAACTGGTGGGTGTGTTTACTGACGGCGATCTGAGGCGTTTTATTGAAAGGGAGGGAGTGCAGGGGCTTGACCTGCCGGTACATCTGGGCATGACTCGTACTCCAAGGGTCATATCTCCCGAGAGACTTGCCGTTGAGGCCGTCCGTATAGTAGAAGAGTGGGAAGTCTCTGCTCTGATCGCGGTCGAAGACGACAAGCCGGTAGGTATGGTCCACATACATGAAATACTCAAGGCGGGGGTGGCCTAGCTGTCGCTTCTCAGATCGCTCTATCAGCCCCTCATCGATTCAGTATTCTTTCTCTCATGGCCTAAACTGAAAAATAAGTACAGCGAAGGCTATGAAGAGAGGAGGGGGTTTCAGTCAGCTGAATTGCTTGAAAAGCTTGCGGGAAGAAGGCCCTTTTGGGTCCACGGAGTCTCTGTCGGCGAAGTACAGGCGCTGATCCCTGTCATAAGGTCATCAAGAGACTCAGGATATAACGGACCTATCGTAATATCAACGACGACTGAAACGGGAAAAGAGATGGCCTTTCGTCTGGGAGAAGGCCTATTTGACCGCCACATATACTATCCCTGGGACAAAAAAGATTTTGTTCAAAGGTCTGTCAGAAGTATGGACCCATGGGCATTCGCCACAGCAGAGACCGAACTGTGGCCCAATATGCTGTGGGAGCTCAGGGATGCTTCCGTGCCCGCTTTCCTGGTTAACGGAAGGATCTCTGACAGGACATGGAAACGCATGAACGGGCCTTTAGCGAAAAAAATCGGAGCATCGGTCTACAGTCTCTTTACAGAGATATTCCTGAGAGAGAAGAGAGACGTTGAGAGGCTCATTTCAATAGGGGTCCCCGAAGCAAAACTCGATCTGCTCGGAGACACGAAAACTGATGCCCTTTTGTCAAGAAAAGACAAGCCTGCAGCTGAGAGATGGAAGAAAATTTTTGAGGCTGACAGATATAAAATATTCATAGCGGGAAGTACACACACCGGAGAAGACGAGCAAGTCCTAAGGGCTTTTGAGATCCTAAGAGGAAGGTTCGGCCGGACAAAGCTGATCGTCGCTCCCAGACATCCGGAAAGGGCTGAAGAAGTTCTTGCTCTTGCAAAGCAGAAGTTCAGTGCGGGTCTGCTGTCATCCGAAGACTGCGGCAATGATGTCATCATCGTAGACAGGATCGGTGTGCTTTTTGAGCTTTACGGGACGGCAGCTTCTGCGTTTGTCGGCGGAAGTTTTGCGGATAAGGGCGGACAGAACATCCTTGAGCCTGCATCATGGGGCATCCCTGTGCAATATGGTCCCCATATGGAAGACTTCGCCGAGGCGTCAGATGAGTTCATAAAACTCGGCATAGCGACACAGGTGCCTGACGCCGGGAGCCTTGGCGAGGTATGGTCAAAGATAATGGAAAGATCCGGCGGTGAAGAGGGCGAGCGCATCAGGAGGATCAGTGAACAATATTTTGAGCGCTCTTCCGGATCTTCTGTGAAGACATGGGAGCGTATTTACAGATACCATGATCCGGTCTGAACGCTGTACGGCCTGAGTGGCCGATCGATAGGAAAAGATCTGCTGACAGCAGGGAGGGGTATAAATGGAAATTAACAGGGCTCTTTTGAATGACTTTTTCAACGGACTGGATGAACGCTCCAGAAAAGCGCTTGACTCTGCAGTAACAAAAGTGGTCGAAACGAAGAAAAAGAACGGGAAAGTCGCCGTCGTGACAGGAAGCGGCCCCAATATCCACGAAGGGGTCACTACGCTTATCGCGGAACTGATAGGCAAGGGGATCATCGACGGAGTTACTACAAGTTCCGCCGTGATCAACCACGAGATGGGCGGAGCCCTGGACAGGGTAAAGATGTGCGATGCGTCTCAGCTCGGACTGGACCGTACGAAAATGCCGAGGGGCAATGTATTTGAATTCACAGACCTTTCGGAAGAAGAGACTGACATTTTACGCAAGGAAATGCTGCTTGACGAAGACCTGCTGAAAAAGGGTAAGTCAGCGGAGGGCAGGATGGTCATAAAAGCGGCGGGAAACATGGCTTACCCCATGGGACTGAGGACTGAAAAGATAGCGGAAGAGATACTCACACTCTCAAGGCTGTCCGGACTCCCCTTTGAAACGATAGCCGGCTGGGGCTGTGACAGCAGGACCATGCTGGGCGTAGGAGCCGAGAAGGGAGTGCCTGTGCTTGTAACGATCCCGCAGATGGTTGGCGGGGGTCATGTGGGACTTGCGGTAGGCGACAGCATCCCTGTAGCGGAGCGCTCAAAAAGGATAGCTGACATGCTTGGAAAGGCTGATGTCATAATAGAATCCGCAGTTGCACTGACTCAGGAGATCCACGACGGCCCCTTCGAAACGTACACCGGACACGGCATCTGGTCATGGTGGCAGGGACAGCCTGTCTACAGCCTCGAGAAGAAGACTCTGATCAGGTTTGACCTGGATGAAAATCTTAGGCTTGCACAGGATCTGCAGAGAGAGAGCTCTATGATACAGGAAGCGATAGACAAAGGACTTCCAAAGACAAAAATATCAAAAATACCTTTCAGGATGGAAATGTCTGCATTTGCCCGTCACGAAGGAAGCATTCCCGTCATCGGAGACATCGGGATGATCTGGCCGGTCTTTGCTCTCAGGATAGCTGACGGGCTCGGGATAAAGCTGGACTTCATCAGCTATAAGCAGGAGACGGAAGAGGGCAGGGAGATGCGTGAATGGATAGTCAGGAACGTTAAGTCCCTGGACAGAGGAAAGATGCTTGAAAAATTCAGGGAATGGGATGCGAAGAGATGAATTTACCAAGGATACTCGGTGTGATACCTTCCAGGTTCGCATCTACAAGGCTGGCCGGCAAACCGCTTCTTGATATCTGCGGGAAACCGATGGTAGAACACGTTTACAGGCGAGCTGTGGCTTCGGGCGTTTTTTTCAGAGTCGTGATAGCGACCGATGATGAGAGGATATACAACGCGGCCGAAAAATTCGGAGGAGACGTCCTGATGACGAGGGCAGACCACCCTGACGGTTCCAGCAGGGTGGCAGAGGTCGCAAGATCCATAGATACCGACTACGTTATAAATATCCAGGGAGACGAACCGATGCTCGATCCAAGGATGCTCAGGGAACTTGCCGAGGGTATAGTATCCGACCCCGGAGCCGATTCGGCTACTGTGTGCGTTCCGATCACGGACGACAAAGACTTCAGCAACCCCAATATCGTCAAGGTAGTTACAGACCAAAGAGGCAGGGCGCTCTATTTCAGCAGGTCGCCCATACCTTTCAGGCGAAACGACACTGAATGTCCGGTATGGGAGCACCTGGGGATATATGCCTTCACTAAGGAATTCCTGCTGAAATTCGTCGAACTGCCCTCAACTCCGCTGATGCAGTCAGAATCATTGGAGCAGCTCAGGATATTGGAACACGGTTACACGATGGCAGTGATAGCTACAAAATATCCATCACTGGGCCCCAACGTCAACACAGAGGAAGACCTGCAGACAGTCAGAAAGATCCTTGCGGAAGAAAAGGAAAAGAACAAATCGCAATGAGCGAAGGCAAAAGCATCAGGCTGATAGTCATCCTGAGCGACGGCATCAGGGGCCATCTGAACCAGAGCCGCGGTGTTGCGCTCTGGCTGTCGGGTATGACAGGCGCCGAGATACTGGAAACAGAAGTTCCGATACTCAGCGGAGCTGCAAGGACCAGGGCGAAGGCCGCGGCGAGAAAACTGGTAACGGGAAACAGGAGAGACGCCAGGGACTGGCTTGCCATGGCTGACGGCGATGCAGTAGTCAGAAGGGTGGGGCAGTGGTTTGCAGAGAGGGACATACGTGAGGGCACAAGGGAAGTCCTGCTCATCTCAGCAGGCAGCACCCCCGCGCCATATAACCTGGCCCTTGGCTACATATGGAGATGTGCGTGCGCGACTGTAATGACTCCCGGTGTTGTAGGTACTGATCCTTTTGACTTTGCCATAGTACCTGAACATGATTATCCCGAGAGAAAGCCTAATGTGCTTGTAACGCTTGGATCTCCCAACCCGATCATGAAAAGTGAGCTAAAAAAAGAGGGCGAAGCGTTGCTTAAGGAATTTCCGCCCCATTCCTCAAAAATATGGTCGATCCTTATAGGCGGAGATGACGGGAACTATTCCGTTACTCCAAAATGGATAAAAAAATATGTCGGGCACATAATGAAAATAGCCGAGCAGGAGGGGGCCGACCTTTATATCACCACCTCCAGAAGGACCCCTTCAGGAGCAGCAGCAGAACTTAAATACTTAGCATCACACTCTGTTGCTGTCAGATACCTCCTTATCGCGTCCGAAAGCGATTTCAACCCTATTCCCGCAATGCTGGGCTTCTCGGCGGAAGTCTTTTGTACCGAAGACTCTGTCAACATGGTATCTGAGACAGTCACGGGAGGGCACAGGGCCGTTCTGTTAAGAGTAGAACACAAAAAAGGGATAAAAAAGATCCTTCAGGATGTGACGGCATGGCTCGTCGGAGTCGGTGCCCTGGCACCGAATATGCTGTGGGGCATCCCGAGGTTCGATCTTGTCTTTGAACATTTCGCAAGGCATGACGCCCTTCTTGAGTTCAGGGAGTGGATAAAAAAGAGGCACGAGAGTTTCCTGGTTCCTCAGGACGAAGATGAAAGAAAGATGTGGGAAGAATTCAACGAGGCAAAAAGAGCTGCAGGGTGGATATATGAGAACTGGCAATGAGATTCAAAACAGTAATTTAACAGATTAAAAACAGAAATATTTTGTTATGATACTGACTTAGATATTGAGGACCGAACCAGATATGAAAAGCATCAAGCATGAAAGGAATGATGATATGAAAAAGATATCCGGTACGATTTTGATCGCATCCATGGCACTTGCTCTCATGACCCTTCCCCTTTCGGCACAGACATCCGTACCTGCGGCCGGCACGACACAGCCCGCAGCTCCGGTCCAGCAAAAGACCGAAACACCGTCGGTCCAGACGGACCCGGCACAGAAAACAGCGGCCCAGCCTGCAGAGAGCATTCCCCAGGTAAGGCCCCTGAAACCATCTCCGATGGAAGTGGGGGAACCCGAGACAGAAGAATCACTTCTGGTCTCTGCCGAGTGGCTGAAGAAAAATAAGGGGCAGGTCATCCTTGTGGATGCAAGACCGGAAAGCCTTTATACGGGAGGACACATACCAGGTGCGGTCAACGCGAGCTGGACATATTTTGCAAACATGAACGCTCCGACCGGCACAAAAAAATGGGGAACGATATGGCAGCCTGCGACAATGGCAAAGAGGATCGGAGCCCTGGGAATAAACGGCAAGAAACCGGTCGTTGTATACGATGACGCAGGAGGCTGGGGGCAGAGCGGCTGGACCCTATGGATACTCAGGATGAGCGGCATCAAGAACGCAAAGATACTTGAGGGTGGCTTAACCGCCTGGAAGAAAACAGGAGGCGCAATCTCCAGATCTGTCCATAAAAACAAGGCTGTATCATTTTCGATCAAACAATTCAAGGAACATTATCTTGTAGACACAGACTGGATAAACAACAATATGGGCAAGAGCGGGTTAGTCCTGCTTGATGTCCGGACACCCGCAGAGTATCAGGGTAAAATAAGGCCTTTCCAGGAGAAGAGAGCGGGACACCTTCCGGGAGCAGCCAACATAGAGATGCAGAATTTTGTGAACGGTGATTATCATTTCAAGGAAGCCGAAGAGATCGTTGAGCTCCTTCAGAAACACGGCATAACGCCTGATAACGAGATAGTAGTCTATGACACGGCCGGAGTAAGGGCATCCTTTGTGACGATGGCTCTCCGCTATGCCGGATTCCACAAATCACAGTGCTATGACGAAGGTTTCCAGGCATGGGCAGGCAACGCGGAACTTCCGCTCGAGAGGGCAGAGTGATCTGCCTCTATTAGGCCATTTTTTTGGTCATGCTGTGAAAAATGCGCCCCCGGAATGGATCCCGGAGGCGCATTAAATTTTTTCTGAATTGCGGGATCAATATCTGGTGAGGATATCCTTTAGCTTTTCCTCGTCGATGTTCCCCCCCGAAATTACTATCCCCGTCTTTCTTCCTTTAGGGTCGATCTTTCCTGCGAGAAGGGCCGCGACTCCCACTGCGCCTGCACCCTCAACTATCTGATGGTGTTCTCTGTGCAGGAATGCAATGGCTTTTGCAATGTCTTCCTCTGTTATCTCAAGGATGCCGGCCACGCGTTTTTTCGCAAGGGAGAGCAGGCTTTGAGGTATGTAGCCTGCAAGCCCGTCAGCCAGGGTCTCAAGGTATTCCACTTCTTTTACGATGCCGTCGGCCCATGAGACCACCCATGGATTTGAGGCGACTGACTGAACACCCCATATCTCGACGTCCGGGTTCAGCCCTTTTGCGGCTATCGCTATCCCATTCATCAGTCCGCCCCCGCCCGCCGGTATGATAAGAAGTCCGATGTCGGGCTCATCTGTGAACATTTCAAATCCCGCGGTGCCCTGTCCGGAGATCACCGTCGCATCCTCAAAAGAGGAGACATAGGTCATTCCCGTTCTATCAGCCTGTTCGTGCGCGGAATGCTCTGCAAAATCATAATCCCCGCTGGTCACCACAAGTTCGACGTACTCGCCGCCCCTTCTCTTTATCGCGGACTTTTTTGTTTCCGGGCATACGTTAGGGACGAAGATCTGTGTCCTGATCCCGAGTTCTTTAGCTGCAAGCGCGACTCCCTGTCCGTGGTTCCCACTGGAACATGTCACGACGCCTTTAGCCCGTTCTTCAGGAGTAAGGGAATTCATCTTATAGAGGGCGCCTCTCAATTTGAAAGAGCCGCAGAGCTGCTGGTTTTCCCATTTGATGTAAACAGGCGCGCCGCATATCTCGCTCAGCGGGAATGAATATTCTGTGGGAGTGTGCCTGACGCGGTTTTTCAGGAAACGGTATGCCTTGACAACATCAGTAATGCCCGGATCGATCGGTAGTATGTTCAATATCAAGATCAAGTCCTCCTTCTGTCTTTGAGTCTTTACGTCACCAGACCTGTGCGGCATTAAGATATCTATCTTTTCTCTAACTGTGCCGGACAGGTCTCGTGACAAATTGACATCGATATCACAGTAACTATAATCCAATGTATAAGACTTTAAAAGGGATGATCAGAGTAAATGAAAATACTTTTTATTGGATTTGGAAATGTGGCAAAAGAGATGGCCAGGATATTCACCGAAAAAAACCTTTACCCTGCCCTAGATATCTCACCTGAAGTCATTGGCATTTTCACAGGCCGGCACGGAGGTCTGGAGAACAGTGAAGGCATCGGCTTAAATACCGTACTTGCGGAACTAAGACAGAACAACAGGCTTGCCGCGGACGAGAGTGAACTCTCCCCGCTTACTCCTCTTGAGGCTGCCGAAAAACTTGATTATGATGTGCTGGTGGAGCTGTCCGCACTTTCGATCAGGGGAAGAGGCGAGCCGGCCGCCTCCCACATCAGGGCAGCGCTCAAAAGGGGAAAGTCTGTAGCTTCGGCAAACAAGGGCCCTGTGAGCTTCCGTTACGGGGAGTTAAGGGATCTTGCGGAGAAGAACGGAGCCCTCTACCTGTTCGAATCTGCCGTGATGGACGGGGCGCCTCTGTTCAGCTTCTGTCGCCGCTGCATGAAGGGTGCGACGGTAAGGGGTTTCTCAGGGATACTCAACGGGACCACCAACTTCATACTTTCACACATGGAAGAGGGAGGTTCTCTGGAAGAGGGCATAAAAACAGCACAGGAAGCAGGCATAGCGGAGGCAGACCCTTCGATGGACGTTGACGGATGGGATCCTGCCGCAAAGGCCGCGGCCCTGGCAAATGTCCTGATGGGCTCTGATATCACCCCCCTGGATGTTGAGAGGGAAGGGATCAGGTCCGTCACGCCTGAAATGGCTCAGGACGCGGTCAGTAGAGGCATGAGGCTCAAACTTATCTGCAGGGGCAGCAGAGAGGGGAATACCGTCCGCACCTCTGTAAGAGTAGAGGAGGTAAGCAGGGACGACATATTTTGCCTCATATCCCATTACGGCTCCGCTGTACGTATAGAATCGGACCTGATGCATCCAAACACGATAGTGCAGGAGTGTCCTGACCTTCTGGATACGGCATATGGTGTGATAGAGGACCTTATAACAATAAGGGATCACATTAAAAGTCGTAACGATCGACGGCTGGAATAGCTGATCTCATATACGCAGGCCCTGCATTTCCCGGTTAGACCTTTGTGTATATTTTACTTGTCTAATGTGCTGACGTATCAGGCTTGATATAATATGAATATTTGGATCATACCGAGAAGGAGTGATTGAAATGTCATACCCGTTACTCAGAGTTCATCTTGATGTCATGGAGTGCAACATAAACAGGATCGTATCAAAGTGCGCCGAACACGGGATATCCGTCTGGGCTGTCACCAAAGGCCTCTCATGCCCCCTGGAGCTCGCCAGGCGGCTTTCGGGAACAAAGATAACCGCATTGGCAGACAGCAGAATAATGAATATAAGCAGAATGAAGAAGGATGGCATCAAAGCTCCTTTTGCCCTGATAAGGATACCCATGCGGTCAGAGATCGAAGATGTTATAGCGCTCGCCGACTATTCCCTTGTCTCAGATATGGGAACTCTTGAACTGATGTCTAAGGAATGCGAATCAAAAAGGAAGGAACATTCCGTCCTCATTATGGCAGACATGGGAGATCTAAGGGAGGGGTTTTGGCCGGATGAAGCCGAAGCTATAGCGGCGGGTCTGAAAAAGTTGAGCCCAGCGCTCAAAATTGCCGGAATAGGAGTGAATTACGGCTGTGCCAGCGGAGTCCTTCCGTCGAAGGAAAGCATGGCGAGATTCCTCTCCTTTGGCGAAAAGATCGAATCCGAGCTTGGAAGGAAGCTCGAAATATTTTCCGGAGGTGCGACTACACGATCACTTATAGCGATCGACGGAGGACTGTTCCCGAAGAGGATAAACAACCTGAGAATAGGTGAAGGATACCTTCTTGGATCGGACAAATCCTCGGGGGTGATAGTTCCATGGCTTAGGCAGGATACCATGGAACTCGAAGCGGAACTGGTCGAAGTCCGCCGGAAACCCACAAAGCCCATAGGCGAAATAGGCAGGGATGCATTTGGAAACGTACCCCATTTTGAGGACAGGGGGAACAGGTTCCGCGGGATACTTGCAATAGGGAGGCAGGACGTAAACATCGGAGGACTCACTCCGCTTGATGACGGTGTCGAGATAATCACTGCTTCGAGCGACCACCTCCTTGTAGACATCGAGGACTGCCAGAAGAGGCACAAAGTCGGGGATATACTCCGGTTCAGCCTCGACTATCCTGCTATGCTCTCTTCGTCGACATCTCCTTATGTGACAAAAATATATGAAGGGTAGTGCTCTGTATGGCATATGAAGTTACGATAACAGATATCCTCCTTGCCGCAAGGTTCCTAAAAAACAGGACCAGACAAACGCCGCTTGAATACTCTCCGGCACTGAGCAAAGTTGCCGGCGGAAAGGTCTGGCTCAAGCTGGAGAACCAGCAGATCGCAGGATCTTTCAAACCGAGGGGCGCTTTCAACAGGATGTTTGCCATGACCCAGGAAGAGAGAGATAAGGGGGTCATAACCTGTTCAAGCGGGAACCATGCGCAGGGGATAGCAATGGCTGCGAGGGACCTTAAGGTAAAAGCAGTCATATGCGTTCCAGGCCAGTGCCCCCAGGTAAAGCGGGAATCCATACTTGAGAAGGGCGGCGAATATGTAGAACTCCGCATTATTGGCACATACTATGACGAGGCGGAGATAGAGAGCATGAAGATGGCCGAAAGAGAAAACCTGGTCTTTATCTCAGCGTTTGACGATCCCTATGTATCTGCAGGACAGGGGACGGTCGGACTGGAAATGATCCGGGATGAACCGGAGCTAGACGTCATACTCTGTCAGATAAGCGGAGCCGGACTGATACGCGGAGTCGCAACGGCTGCCAAGGCGCTGAGGCCCGGGATCAAAGTCTGGGGTGTTCATGCCAAGGCGAACCCCGCATGGCCTGAAGCTGTCAAAAGGGGCAGGGTAGAGCTTACGGACGAAGAGGTCAGCCTCGCTGACGCACTGGGCGGCGGAGCATGTCAGAACCATCTGGCTTTTGTCCTCAGTGAACTGGAGGGGCTCATAGCTGTCTCAGAAGAGGATATAGCCAGGGGGATCCGCTTTATGTTCGAAAAGCACCATCAGCTCGTCGAGGGGGCGGGCGCCATTGCGGTCGCGGCTGCACTTGCCGGAAGCGTCGACCTTAAGGACAAAAGGGTCGGAATAGTTGTCTCCGGAGGCAATATCGGAGAGGAAAAATTTCTGTCCGCTATGAATTGCGGAAGATAGGAGACACCTATGTACAGGCTCAGGATATTGGATGCGGCGCAATTTATATCCCTGGTCACAATGGATGACGTGATACCCGGAGTAAAAGAGGCCTACAGCCTCTTCTCGTCAGGGAAGGCAGGACTTTTCCCGATAATCACACATGAATTTGATCCGGGCAGGACGGATATGGACATCAAATCGGCATACATGGAGGGATCCGGGATATATGGGCTAAAGATACTGGGATGGAACAGGGACAATCCGTCCCAGCTCGGAGTGCCGGCACTTGCAGGGCTGATAGTTGTCATGGATATCGAACGTCAGCAGCCTGTCGGGATACTTGAGGGCACCCCGGTGACATTTTTGAGGACTGGGGCGGCAGGGGCGATCGGGGTGGAAACTCTTGCCAGGCCTGAGTCGGAAGATGCTGTTGTGGTTGGTTCAGGAGCTCAGGGAAGGGCTCAGTTGATGGGGCTTTCAAAGGTAATGCCGAAACTGAAAAAGGTCGGCCTTTTTGACGTCCTCGACTCCTCTGCTGAAAAGATGGCAGAAGAGGTCAGATCGCAATACCCGGGGATCAA
This window harbors:
- a CDS encoding threonine/serine dehydratase translates to MNILPIDPGITDVVKAYRFLKNRVRHTPTEYSFPLSEICGAPVYIKWENQQLCGSFKLRGALYKMNSLTPEERAKGVVTCSSGNHGQGVALAAKELGIRTQIFVPNVCPETKKSAIKRRGGEYVELVVTSGDYDFAEHSAHEQADRTGMTYVSSFEDATVISGQGTAGFEMFTDEPDIGLLIIPAGGGGLMNGIAIAAKGLNPDVEIWGVQSVASNPWVVSWADGIVKEVEYLETLADGLAGYIPQSLLSLAKKRVAGILEITEEDIAKAIAFLHREHHQIVEGAGAVGVAALLAGKIDPKGRKTGIVISGGNIDEEKLKDILTRY
- a CDS encoding alanine/ornithine racemase family PLP-dependent enzyme produces the protein MSYPLLRVHLDVMECNINRIVSKCAEHGISVWAVTKGLSCPLELARRLSGTKITALADSRIMNISRMKKDGIKAPFALIRIPMRSEIEDVIALADYSLVSDMGTLELMSKECESKRKEHSVLIMADMGDLREGFWPDEAEAIAAGLKKLSPALKIAGIGVNYGCASGVLPSKESMARFLSFGEKIESELGRKLEIFSGGATTRSLIAIDGGLFPKRINNLRIGEGYLLGSDKSSGVIVPWLRQDTMELEAELVEVRRKPTKPIGEIGRDAFGNVPHFEDRGNRFRGILAIGRQDVNIGGLTPLDDGVEIITASSDHLLVDIEDCQKRHKVGDILRFSLDYPAMLSSSTSPYVTKIYEG
- a CDS encoding rhodanese-like domain-containing protein; its protein translation is MKKISGTILIASMALALMTLPLSAQTSVPAAGTTQPAAPVQQKTETPSVQTDPAQKTAAQPAESIPQVRPLKPSPMEVGEPETEESLLVSAEWLKKNKGQVILVDARPESLYTGGHIPGAVNASWTYFANMNAPTGTKKWGTIWQPATMAKRIGALGINGKKPVVVYDDAGGWGQSGWTLWILRMSGIKNAKILEGGLTAWKKTGGAISRSVHKNKAVSFSIKQFKEHYLVDTDWINNNMGKSGLVLLDVRTPAEYQGKIRPFQEKRAGHLPGAANIEMQNFVNGDYHFKEAEEIVELLQKHGITPDNEIVVYDTAGVRASFVTMALRYAGFHKSQCYDEGFQAWAGNAELPLERAE
- a CDS encoding homoserine dehydrogenase, giving the protein MKILFIGFGNVAKEMARIFTEKNLYPALDISPEVIGIFTGRHGGLENSEGIGLNTVLAELRQNNRLAADESELSPLTPLEAAEKLDYDVLVELSALSIRGRGEPAASHIRAALKRGKSVASANKGPVSFRYGELRDLAEKNGALYLFESAVMDGAPLFSFCRRCMKGATVRGFSGILNGTTNFILSHMEEGGSLEEGIKTAQEAGIAEADPSMDVDGWDPAAKAAALANVLMGSDITPLDVEREGIRSVTPEMAQDAVSRGMRLKLICRGSREGNTVRTSVRVEEVSRDDIFCLISHYGSAVRIESDLMHPNTIVQECPDLLDTAYGVIEDLITIRDHIKSRNDRRLE
- a CDS encoding mitochondrial fission ELM1 family protein, translating into MSEGKSIRLIVILSDGIRGHLNQSRGVALWLSGMTGAEILETEVPILSGAARTRAKAAARKLVTGNRRDARDWLAMADGDAVVRRVGQWFAERDIREGTREVLLISAGSTPAPYNLALGYIWRCACATVMTPGVVGTDPFDFAIVPEHDYPERKPNVLVTLGSPNPIMKSELKKEGEALLKEFPPHSSKIWSILIGGDDGNYSVTPKWIKKYVGHIMKIAEQEGADLYITTSRRTPSGAAAELKYLASHSVAVRYLLIASESDFNPIPAMLGFSAEVFCTEDSVNMVSETVTGGHRAVLLRVEHKKGIKKILQDVTAWLVGVGALAPNMLWGIPRFDLVFEHFARHDALLEFREWIKKRHESFLVPQDEDERKMWEEFNEAKRAAGWIYENWQ
- a CDS encoding 3-deoxy-D-manno-octulosonic acid transferase, with protein sequence MKNKYSEGYEERRGFQSAELLEKLAGRRPFWVHGVSVGEVQALIPVIRSSRDSGYNGPIVISTTTETGKEMAFRLGEGLFDRHIYYPWDKKDFVQRSVRSMDPWAFATAETELWPNMLWELRDASVPAFLVNGRISDRTWKRMNGPLAKKIGASVYSLFTEIFLREKRDVERLISIGVPEAKLDLLGDTKTDALLSRKDKPAAERWKKIFEADRYKIFIAGSTHTGEDEQVLRAFEILRGRFGRTKLIVAPRHPERAEEVLALAKQKFSAGLLSSEDCGNDVIIVDRIGVLFELYGTAASAFVGGSFADKGGQNILEPASWGIPVQYGPHMEDFAEASDEFIKLGIATQVPDAGSLGEVWSKIMERSGGEEGERIRRISEQYFERSSGSSVKTWERIYRYHDPV
- a CDS encoding ornithine cyclodeaminase family protein, whose translation is MYRLRILDAAQFISLVTMDDVIPGVKEAYSLFSSGKAGLFPIITHEFDPGRTDMDIKSAYMEGSGIYGLKILGWNRDNPSQLGVPALAGLIVVMDIERQQPVGILEGTPVTFLRTGAAGAIGVETLARPESEDAVVVGSGAQGRAQLMGLSKVMPKLKKVGLFDVLDSSAEKMAEEVRSQYPGIKITAFPFASLEDHVRNADIIVTCTPSKKSFIKKDWLRKGSHINTIGADMPGKQEIDPWITANVRVFGDSRHQAAQKGECQHAVSAGLIKPDDITEIGEVLNGTKPGRMSPDEITMFDATGMALQDLIAAKAALERAEAQNIGTVVEMEQ
- a CDS encoding threonine/serine dehydratase gives rise to the protein MAYEVTITDILLAARFLKNRTRQTPLEYSPALSKVAGGKVWLKLENQQIAGSFKPRGAFNRMFAMTQEERDKGVITCSSGNHAQGIAMAARDLKVKAVICVPGQCPQVKRESILEKGGEYVELRIIGTYYDEAEIESMKMAERENLVFISAFDDPYVSAGQGTVGLEMIRDEPELDVILCQISGAGLIRGVATAAKALRPGIKVWGVHAKANPAWPEAVKRGRVELTDEEVSLADALGGGACQNHLAFVLSELEGLIAVSEEDIARGIRFMFEKHHQLVEGAGAIAVAAALAGSVDLKDKRVGIVVSGGNIGEEKFLSAMNCGR
- the kdsB gene encoding 3-deoxy-manno-octulosonate cytidylyltransferase; this encodes MNLPRILGVIPSRFASTRLAGKPLLDICGKPMVEHVYRRAVASGVFFRVVIATDDERIYNAAEKFGGDVLMTRADHPDGSSRVAEVARSIDTDYVINIQGDEPMLDPRMLRELAEGIVSDPGADSATVCVPITDDKDFSNPNIVKVVTDQRGRALYFSRSPIPFRRNDTECPVWEHLGIYAFTKEFLLKFVELPSTPLMQSESLEQLRILEHGYTMAVIATKYPSLGPNVNTEEDLQTVRKILAEEKEKNKSQ